One Phaseolus vulgaris cultivar G19833 chromosome 4, P. vulgaris v2.0, whole genome shotgun sequence DNA window includes the following coding sequences:
- the LOC137838306 gene encoding uncharacterized protein: MVGTSEKLETHVTDLEELFRTIGKHWRKLNPEKCVFDVQAGKFLEFLLTERVIEANLNKSSGDKGYPYFQCLRKNDHFIWSTECEEAFVKLKENLANPPVLNKLSPTIPIRLYFSVTDRAINLVTVQDEGKIQKPIYFISNVLQGVES; this comes from the exons ATGGTAGGAACCTCTGAAAAGTTGGAAACTCATGTCACCGACTTAGAAGAGTTGTTCAGAACGATCGGTAAGCATTGGCGGAAGCTCAACCCAGAGAAATGTGTTTTTGATGTTCAAGCTGGAAAGTTTCTTGAATTTCTTCTAACAGAGAGGGTGATAGAAGCAAATCTCAACAAGT CCAGTGGAGATAAAGGgtatccctattttcagtgcctcaGGAAGAATGACCATTTTATCTGGTCGAccgagtgtgaggaggccttcgtgaagcttaaagagaATTTGGCTAACCCACCAGTGCTCAACAAGTTATCCCCAACGATTCCTATCCGATTGTATTTCTCGGTAACCGACCGAGCCATCAACTTGGTCACTGTGCAAGATGAAGGGAAGATCCAGAAGCCCATATACTTCATCAGCAACGTGTTACAAGGCGTTGAGTCATGA